ATCATCCAGTATTAAAAGAAAAAAGGTTTCATGATGGAATAGATATTGCGATTTGGTATAATCATAAGATTATTGCTACCGGTAAAGGTAAAGTGATATTCTCAGGAACTAAAGGTGGCTATGGACGAACAGTTGTAATTGATCATGGTTATGGGTATAGAACTTTGTATGCACATAACAATCGTTTGTTAGTTCGAGTAGGTCAATGGGTAAATAGAGGAGATGTAATTGCTTTATCAGGTAACTCAGGGCGTAGTACAGGCCCTCATACTCATTATGAAATTAGATATAAGGGAAAAGCAGTAGATCCAATGAAATATCAATAAGATTACATAAGATTAAATCTCAAATTAAGGAGGCTGTTATATGTTTGGTAGAAAGAAAAAGAAAAAAAGTTTAACAAAAAATGTAGGAACTATAATTAGTCCAGGTACAAGAATTGAGGGAATAGTGGAAGTAGCAGAATCTATTAGAATTGATGGTTCGTTAGAGGGAGATTTGATTGTTAAAGGCGATGTTTATGTAGGTAAGGAAGGAAGATTAAAGGGGAATATTCAGGGAGATAATATTATGATAGCTGGTAATGTAGAAGGAAATATAAAAGCAGATGGTAAATTAGAGATTGTTGAAACAGGAAGGTTAGTAGGAGATATATCTATAAGTAACTTAATTATTCATGATGGAGCTATCTTTGAAGGGAATAGTACTTCAAAAGCAGATATTGAAAAGAAGATGTCAGATTCTAAAAAGATAGACTTTAAGTCTAAAGGAAAGTCAAAAAATAAAGGTTTAAAAGAAAAAAATAATGAAGAAAAAAATTCATAATATAGAAGTTGCTTTTGTTAGTACTGAAAAAGAATTACAAAAAATTTTTGGCTTAAGGAAGGAAGTTTTTGTAAAAGAACAAGGTGTTCCAAATGAAATAGAGGTTGATAAATTTGATTATGAAGGGAAGCATTTGATTGCTAAATCTTCAGGAAATGTTATTGGAACTTGTCGTTTATTAACAGAGGATAAGGTAGGTAAAGTAGGTCGAATGGCTGTGAAATCTGATTTCAGAGGAAAAGGAGTCGGCTCTTTAATTTTAGATAAATTAGTAGAGTTCTCTAAAAGTCAAAATTTAGAAGAGTTATTATTACATGCCCAAATTCATGCTGTAGAATTTTATAAGAAAAGTGGCTTTGAGGTTTGCTCAGACAAAATTATTGAAGAGGCTGGTATAAAGCACCTTAAAATGAATATGAGATTATAAATAAAGACTTTGATTTTATATAAAATCAAAGTCTTTATTTATTGTAACTCCTTAATTGGTGAAATAGAGAGCAGGATATTATTTTAGACATTTTAATTACTAGACTTAATCGAGTACTTTGTAGAACAAAATA
This DNA window, taken from Orenia marismortui DSM 5156, encodes the following:
- a CDS encoding bactofilin family protein → MFGRKKKKKSLTKNVGTIISPGTRIEGIVEVAESIRIDGSLEGDLIVKGDVYVGKEGRLKGNIQGDNIMIAGNVEGNIKADGKLEIVETGRLVGDISISNLIIHDGAIFEGNSTSKADIEKKMSDSKKIDFKSKGKSKNKGLKEKNNEEKNS
- a CDS encoding GNAT family N-acetyltransferase — encoded protein: MKKKIHNIEVAFVSTEKELQKIFGLRKEVFVKEQGVPNEIEVDKFDYEGKHLIAKSSGNVIGTCRLLTEDKVGKVGRMAVKSDFRGKGVGSLILDKLVEFSKSQNLEELLLHAQIHAVEFYKKSGFEVCSDKIIEEAGIKHLKMNMRL